The Desulfovibrio sp. JC010 sequence ATACACTGAGGCGGGTGACAAAGCCCTGCTGCGTATAAAATCCCGAAACTTCACAGCAAAACCGTGGCAACCGGAAGCGCTTGAACTCAAGCTGCCTGAGGGTTCCGAGGAGATCAGCCTCGAACGCATCAGGTACGTAAAATTTGAATAAAATATTTTAGCTTTTCATACGGAGGGAAGTATGAGCGGGCAGGATTTTAATTCTAATGAAAAAAGTAGTGGACTTCTTGAAAACTTTAAACTAGGTCTCGATGTCTGGCTGGCGGAGATGAAAGGAATCGTTTCCAGACTGCTTGGAAATTTCGAAGTCTGCCAGCTTGAAAAGCGTCTTGAGAAAGAATACGCGCTTCTGGGAAAACTCACTACAGGTGATGTTGACGGAAACGCGGAACTGTGTAAAAAGCAGATCGAATTTTTCAAAGATGAAATCAGCAGGCTCCGCAAAGAGCAGGCTGCCAAGCGCGACGTAAAATATCGCGACAATGAACGAAAAATGGATATCTAACCGGTAACGGTTTCATATATAGAGTGGTGGGGTTCCCGAGTGGCCAAAGGGAACAGACTGTAAATCTGTCGGCAACGCCTTCGGAGGTTCGAATCCTCCCCCCACCACCACTTTGAATCCCCGGATGATTCCATAAAAACCAAAAGTACAGGGTGTTACAAACACAGTTGAGCACGGCCTGATTAACATAGTTCTGCGGGAAGGTTCTCGACAGAACTGTTTTTTTGTTGTGCCCATGACGTTTTAATCATCCTGAGCGGGAGATCTGGATATGGCCGGTAAAGTTGTAATCGGTTCGGACCACGGGGGCTTCGTCCTCAAGACATTTGCCATCAAACTGCTCAGCGACATGGGCTATGATGTAATTGATGCCGGACCTGAAGAAGCTGTCAGCTGCGACTATCCTGTTTACGCCGAAAAAGTAGCCGAAACGGTTACCGGGGAAGATATTCCCGGCATCCTCATCTGCGGAACCGGACTGGGTATGTCCATGGCTGCTAACAAAATCAAGGGCATCCGTGCCGCCATGTGTACCAACGAGTACATGGCCAAGATGGCCCGTGCGCACAACAACGCGAATATCCTCTGCCTCGGAGAAAGGGTCATCGGCCCCGGTCTGGCGGAAGAAATAATCCGCGCCTTCATGACATCCGAATTTGAAGGTGACCGGCACCTGCGCAGAATCAATCTTTTCGATAAATAGTTGAAATCCCGTCAGCATAATTGCAGGCGGGATTCTTTAATTTATAACATCAGTCGGTATTGCTCAGGGAAGTGGGCAGGGAAGTGGGGCGGTTATCCGTCAAACATGAATACCGCACAAAATATCATTCTTTAATAGGGGAACTCAAAATGAGTAACAACCAGTTGGACCAGAAAGCGGTCAACGTTGTCAAAGGCTTGATCATGGACTCCATCCGCAAGGCTAATTCCGGCCATCCCGGCGGTTCCATGTCTTCCGCGGACTTTGCCTACGTCCTGTACAAGGACTTCCTTAAATTCGATCCCAGCAATCCCGAGTGGGCAGACCGCGACCGTTTCGTAATGGCCGCAGGTCACGAATCCCCGCTGCTCTACTCCATCCTGCACCTCTGCGGCCTGTTGACCATCGAAGACCTCAAGCAGTTCCGCCAGCTGGACTCCATCACCCCCGGCCACCCCGAACACGACATGACCCCCGGCGTTGAAGCCACTTCCGGCCCGCTGGGTCAGGGTTTCTGTGTCGGTGTGGGTATGGCAACCGCTGAGGCTTTCCTCAACGCCAACACCAACGACGATGTTGTAGACCACTACACCTACGTTCTCTCCTCCGACGGCGACTTTCAGGAGCCTGTAGCACTGGGCGCAGCAACTCTCGCCGGACTCTGGGGACTGGGCAAACTGGTAGTTTACTACGATTCCAACGACATTCAGCTCGCAGGTCCCACCAGCAAGTGCGACTGCACCGACTTCAAAAAAGTTTTCGAAGCCATGTGCTGGCACGTTGTGGAAATCGATGGCCACGACCACGATGCCATCCGCGCAGCAGTAAAAGCAGGTCAGGCTGAAACTTCCAAGCCGACCCTGATCGTCGGTAAGACCGTAATGGCGAAAGGTGCCGCTACCTGCGAAGGCAGCCACTCCACCCACGGTTCCCCGCTCTCCCACGAAGAAATCGAAGCCACCAAAAAATGCTTCGGTCTTCCTGAAAAAGAAACTTTCTACGTCCCCGAAGATGTTGTTGAACATTTTCAGGCCCGTTTCCCCGATCTCAAGGCACTGGCCGCCCAGTGGAAAGAAAAATCCAACGCAGCCCTTGCCGCCGACGAAAAAATCGCCGCTTTCTGGGCCGATGCCAACAAAGACCGCAAGGACATCAAACTGGAACTGCCTGAGTTCGAAGCAGGTCAGTCCATTGCCACCCGTAAGGCCTGGGGCGCATGCCTCGACGCCATCACCGATGCTCTGCCCACTCTCGTGGGCGGTTCCGCAGACCTTGATCCCTCGAACCAGACTGCGAACTTCCGCAAAAAGGTCGGCGACTTCGCCATTGACGGCAAGACCGCGCGCAACCTCGCTTTCGGTGTCCGTGAATTCCCCATGTCCG is a genomic window containing:
- the rpiB gene encoding ribose 5-phosphate isomerase B, coding for MAGKVVIGSDHGGFVLKTFAIKLLSDMGYDVIDAGPEEAVSCDYPVYAEKVAETVTGEDIPGILICGTGLGMSMAANKIKGIRAAMCTNEYMAKMARAHNNANILCLGERVIGPGLAEEIIRAFMTSEFEGDRHLRRINLFDK
- the tkt gene encoding transketolase, with translation MSNNQLDQKAVNVVKGLIMDSIRKANSGHPGGSMSSADFAYVLYKDFLKFDPSNPEWADRDRFVMAAGHESPLLYSILHLCGLLTIEDLKQFRQLDSITPGHPEHDMTPGVEATSGPLGQGFCVGVGMATAEAFLNANTNDDVVDHYTYVLSSDGDFQEPVALGAATLAGLWGLGKLVVYYDSNDIQLAGPTSKCDCTDFKKVFEAMCWHVVEIDGHDHDAIRAAVKAGQAETSKPTLIVGKTVMAKGAATCEGSHSTHGSPLSHEEIEATKKCFGLPEKETFYVPEDVVEHFQARFPDLKALAAQWKEKSNAALAADEKIAAFWADANKDRKDIKLELPEFEAGQSIATRKAWGACLDAITDALPTLVGGSADLDPSNQTANFRKKVGDFAIDGKTARNLAFGVREFPMSVILNGMALHGGVIPFGATFLTFSDYCRNGMRMSALQHLPVIYIYTHDSFYVGEDGPTHQPIEHVASLRLIPNMLVLRPADARETAACLEIAMAQDKRPSSLMLTRQGLPVLGKDEYPQVEEGVKRGGYIVKDCEGTPDMIAIAAGSEVSMAIEAASMIEGKKIRVVSMPSVEIFEEQDQAYKDSVLDPNVRTRVAAEAGRPEGWYKYVGIDGAVLGIDHFGASAPAAQLAEKYGFTAANLAELMKKQF